Proteins from a single region of Bogoriella caseilytica:
- a CDS encoding DUF6049 family protein: MSARSPRIAALSVAALAAGLALPVAAGPALADDEPELTTLALEITELAPAVLTPDEPLVVSGTLTNGTTVDLIDAEIEVILQRFAPVSRTGAHQWLFGVEDSFAQPVFTEEISDLPAGEAQEFTLEIAPEELDLPVSMALWGPRGLEVAVDGDGVEDGADRDDEEDSENDAGNDPEESALRASDRSVTVWFPDIAVEPTPVAVAVPLVPLASERAEASEGLDLLPPPVDEDGNADDEPAADGEAADPTPTPTGTTAGAEEDPTTGGDSADGAPAEDPTPDQQDSDETGEAGSMDAAQIESRLSSPAAAAGRLTALVEALSHPGVTLATDPALLAPAHGTTSEDGAPAGPGAATEELAAALHAHATGGARSLALLPWADADVAALSRAGGADLTAQAYERGWDAAESAGISALPLIWPAGEADTTALQGGAGAGVSAALLPGEELAPTEMLTYTPTGRADIGEVEAVLSDPVASDILNGFLRQPGQNGPGIELSAINVRQMLLSDLAALARERPTDPRGVLLALDRDEVAALDAEDLETLSRAVAALAEAPWIEPTSVAELLAMPAPELDRADLPADAAEPGELDAEFLASLASTREQADTWSSVLDLDLAEAMHAAHAPLLSSAWREDPETRHDVATDLDSQIGSLDGGLTVLESSTLNVVSTSAVMPVNLSNSLPVPAHVVVELDPSDQRLQVDETVELSVPAQGQITAQVPVRAVGSGDVTLNVHLLSPAGVPVGVEQEMAVRVRADWETVGTAVIAGVLAVMLVIGLVRTVRRGRRMEPAS; encoded by the coding sequence ATGAGCGCGAGGAGCCCCCGCATCGCCGCGCTGTCGGTGGCGGCGCTGGCCGCGGGCCTCGCCCTTCCCGTGGCAGCCGGCCCGGCGCTCGCTGATGACGAGCCCGAGCTCACGACCCTCGCCCTGGAGATCACGGAGCTGGCTCCGGCCGTCCTGACTCCCGATGAGCCCCTGGTGGTCAGCGGCACCCTCACCAACGGCACGACTGTGGATCTGATCGACGCCGAGATCGAGGTCATCCTGCAGCGCTTCGCTCCGGTCTCCCGCACGGGAGCACACCAGTGGCTCTTTGGCGTGGAGGACAGCTTCGCCCAACCGGTCTTCACCGAGGAGATCTCGGACCTCCCGGCTGGTGAGGCGCAGGAGTTCACCCTGGAGATCGCGCCCGAGGAGCTCGACCTCCCCGTGTCGATGGCCCTGTGGGGCCCTCGCGGCCTGGAAGTCGCCGTCGATGGTGACGGCGTCGAGGACGGCGCCGACCGGGATGATGAGGAGGACTCCGAGAACGACGCCGGGAACGACCCGGAGGAGAGCGCGCTGCGGGCGAGCGACCGCAGCGTCACGGTCTGGTTCCCCGACATCGCGGTCGAACCGACGCCCGTCGCCGTGGCGGTTCCGCTGGTTCCCCTGGCGAGCGAGCGGGCGGAGGCCTCCGAAGGTCTCGACCTGTTGCCGCCGCCCGTCGACGAGGACGGCAACGCAGACGACGAGCCGGCCGCTGACGGCGAGGCCGCCGATCCCACGCCCACCCCGACCGGCACGACCGCCGGGGCCGAGGAGGATCCCACCACCGGGGGGGACAGCGCAGACGGTGCGCCCGCCGAGGATCCCACGCCCGACCAGCAGGACAGCGACGAGACCGGCGAGGCTGGGTCGATGGACGCCGCACAGATCGAAAGCCGGCTCTCCTCTCCCGCCGCTGCAGCCGGACGGCTGACGGCACTGGTCGAGGCTCTCTCCCACCCGGGCGTCACTCTTGCCACCGATCCTGCCCTCCTCGCGCCGGCACACGGCACGACCTCAGAGGACGGCGCCCCCGCTGGACCCGGAGCCGCCACGGAGGAGCTCGCTGCCGCGCTCCATGCCCACGCCACCGGCGGCGCGCGTTCGCTCGCCCTGCTGCCGTGGGCGGATGCCGATGTGGCCGCGCTCTCACGCGCCGGCGGCGCCGACCTCACCGCGCAGGCCTACGAGCGTGGCTGGGACGCCGCCGAGAGCGCTGGGATCAGCGCGCTCCCCCTGATCTGGCCCGCCGGCGAAGCAGATACCACCGCTCTGCAGGGTGGCGCCGGGGCCGGAGTGAGTGCCGCCCTGCTTCCCGGTGAGGAGCTCGCTCCTACCGAGATGCTCACCTACACCCCCACCGGACGCGCGGACATCGGTGAGGTCGAGGCCGTGCTCAGCGATCCGGTGGCCTCGGACATCCTCAACGGCTTCCTGCGCCAGCCTGGGCAGAACGGCCCCGGGATCGAACTCAGTGCGATCAACGTGCGGCAGATGCTGCTCTCCGACCTGGCCGCACTCGCACGCGAACGCCCGACCGATCCTCGCGGGGTGTTACTGGCCCTGGATCGGGACGAGGTCGCCGCCCTCGATGCCGAGGACCTGGAGACACTCTCCCGGGCCGTGGCAGCGCTCGCCGAGGCACCCTGGATCGAACCCACCTCCGTGGCAGAGCTACTGGCCATGCCTGCCCCGGAACTCGACCGCGCCGATCTGCCCGCCGATGCGGCAGAGCCTGGAGAACTCGATGCTGAGTTCCTGGCCTCGTTGGCCTCGACTCGCGAGCAGGCGGATACGTGGTCGTCGGTGCTCGACCTGGACCTTGCCGAGGCGATGCATGCTGCGCACGCGCCGCTCCTGTCCTCGGCCTGGCGCGAGGACCCGGAGACCCGCCACGACGTCGCCACGGACCTGGACTCCCAGATCGGGTCCCTCGACGGTGGCCTCACGGTGCTCGAGTCCTCCACCCTGAACGTGGTGAGCACTTCCGCCGTGATGCCGGTGAATCTCAGTAACTCCCTCCCGGTGCCGGCGCACGTGGTCGTCGAGCTTGATCCCTCCGACCAGCGACTCCAGGTGGACGAGACCGTGGAGCTGAGCGTTCCGGCCCAGGGGCAGATCACCGCGCAGGTGCCGGTGCGCGCCGTCGGCTCCGGCGACGTCACCTTGAACGTCCACCTGCTCTCCCCGGCGGGGGTTCCCGTGGGCGTGGAGCAGGAGATGGCCGTGCGGGTGCGTGCCGACTGGGAGACGGTGGGCACGGCGGTGATCGCCGGGGTACTGGCGGTGATGCTCGTGATCGGATTGGTGCGCACCGTGCGCCGCGGACGCCGTATGGAGCCGGCCTCATGA
- a CDS encoding NUDIX hydrolase: MSAPAPRPRAPKPRRARPPGNRGLPVVDETSAGGLVVDVKDGRAFTAVIARRNRAGRIEWCLPKGHLEGEETPEQAAVREIAEETGIEGQVLRHLATIDYWFAGTDRRVHKVVHHYLLEATGGVLTVENDPDHEAEDVAWVALTEVASRLAYPNERRVVATARDVLAGRA, translated from the coding sequence ATGTCTGCTCCCGCTCCGCGCCCGCGCGCCCCGAAGCCGCGGAGGGCGCGGCCGCCGGGCAACCGCGGGCTCCCGGTGGTCGATGAGACCTCAGCCGGCGGCCTGGTGGTGGACGTCAAGGACGGCCGTGCTTTCACCGCGGTGATCGCCCGCCGCAACCGCGCCGGGCGTATCGAATGGTGCCTGCCCAAGGGCCATCTCGAGGGTGAGGAGACCCCGGAGCAAGCAGCGGTGCGTGAGATCGCCGAGGAGACCGGCATCGAGGGACAGGTGCTGCGCCACCTCGCCACGATCGACTACTGGTTCGCCGGGACCGACCGGCGCGTCCACAAGGTGGTGCACCACTATCTCCTCGAGGCCACCGGCGGTGTGCTCACCGTGGAGAACGATCCCGATCATGAGGCCGAGGACGTCGCCTGGGTGGCGCTGACCGAGGTGGCCTCGCGCCTGGCTTACCCGAACGAGCGCCGTGTGGTGGCCACCGCGCGGGACGTGCTGGCTGGTCGAGCATGA